In Leclercia sp. LSNIH1, the genomic stretch TGTGTCTACAATCATGACTATTCAATAGCTTTCTTTTTTGTTCGAGTGGAGTCCGCCGTGTCACTTTCGCTTTGGCAGCAGTGTCTTGCCCGATTGCAGGATGAGTTACCAGCCACAGAATTCAGTATGTGGATCCGCCCGTTGCAGGCGGAACTGAGCGATAACACGCTGGCTTTGTATGCGCCAAACCGTTTTGTGCTCGATTGGGTCAGGGACAAATACCTCAATAACATCAACGGACTGCTAAACGAATTTTGCGGTGCCGATGCCCCACAGCTGCGTTTTGAAGTGGGCACTAAACCGGTCACCCAAACCCTCAAAGAGACCGTTAACGTCGCCGCTGCGCCCGCGCAGACCGCGCAGGTTCAGATGCCGCGCGTCGCGCCTGCGCCGCGTGCGGGCTGGGATAACGTCCCGGCACCGGCAGAGCCAACCTACCGCTCTAACGTTAACGTCAAACACACCTTTGATAACTTCGTCGAAGGTAAATCGAACCAGCTGGCCCGCGCGGCGGCGCGCCAGGTGGCGGATAACCCGGGCGGCGCCTATAACCCGCTGTTCCTTTATGGCGGTACCGGTCTGGGTAAAACGCACCTGCTGCATGCGGTAGGCAATGGCATTATGGCGCGTAAGCCCAATGCCAAAGTGGTGTATATGCACTCCGAGCGCTTCGTTCAGGATATGGTAAAAGCCCTGCAAAACAATGCGATCGAAGAGTTTAAACGCTATTACCGTTCCGTTGATGCGCTGCTGATCGATGACATCCAGTTCTTTGCCAATAAAGAACGATCCCAGGAAGAGTTTTTCCACACCTTCAATGCGCTGCTGGAAGGCAATCAGCAGATCATTTTGACCTCGGATCGCTATCCAAAAGAGATCAACGGGGTTGAAGATCGTCTGAAATCGCGCTTCGGCTGGGGCCTGACCGTGGCGATCGAGCCACCGGAGCTGGAAACCCGCGTGGCGATCCTGATGAAAAAGGCCGACGAGAACGACATTCGTCTGCCGGGTGAGGTGGCGTTCTTTATCGCCAAGCGTCTGCGTTCCAACGTTCGTGAGCTTGAGGGCGCACTGAACCGCGTTATTGCTAACGCCAACTTTACCGGACGGGCGATCACCATCGATTTCGTGCGTGAGGCGCTGCGCGATCTGCTGGCGCTGCAGGAAAAACTGGTCACCATCGACAATATTCAGAAGACGGTGGCGGAGTACTACAAAATTAAAGTGGCAGATTTGCTGTCTAAACGTCGTTCCCGCTCGGTGGCGAGACCGCGTCAGATGGCGATGGCGCTGGCAAAGGAATTAACCAACCACAGTCTGCCGGAGATCGGCGATGCGTTTGGTGGCCGTGACCATACCACCGTGCTGCACGCCTGCCGTAAGATCGAGCAGCTGCGTGAAGAAAGCCACGACATAAAAGAAGACTTCTCCAATTTAATCAGAACATTATCATCGTGATGCTATGAAATTTACCGTTGAACGTGAACATTTATTAAAACCGCTGCAACAGGTGAGTGGCCCATTAGGCGGCCGCCCGACGCTGCCTATTCTTGGTAACCTGCTGCTGCAGGTGGCAGACGGCACGCTGTCGCTGACCGGGACCGATCTCGAGATGGAAATGGTCGCACGTGTGACGCTTTCTCAGCCTCACGAAGCGGGCGCAACCACCGTTCCGGCGCGTAAGTTCTTTGATATCTGCCGCGGACTGCCTGAAGGGGCAGAGATTGCCGTGCAGCTGGAAGGCGACCGTATGCTGGTGCGCTCTGGCCGCAGCCGTTTTTCGCTCTCTACGCTGCCTGCTGCTGACTTCCCGAACCTGGACGACTGGCAGAGTGAAGTCGAATTCACCCTGCCACAGGCCACCATGAAACGCCTGATTGAAGCTACCCAGTTCTCTATGGCGCATCAGGACGTTCGCTACTACTTAAACGGTATGCTGTTCGAAACCGAAGGGGAAGAGCTGCGTACCGTTGCCACCGACGGTCACCGCCTGGCGGTCTGCTCCATGCCGGTTGGCGTGACGCTGCCGAACCATTCGGTGATCGTACCGCGTAAAGGCGTGATTGAACTGATGCGTATGCTCGACGGCGGTGAAACCCCGCTGCGCGTGCAGATTGGCAGCAACAATATCCGCGCTCACGTGGGCGACTTCATCTTTACCTCCAAGCTGGTAGATGGCCGTTTCCCGGACTATCGCCGCGTATTGCCGAAGAACCCGGACAAAACGCTGGAAGCGGGCTGCGATATCCTCAAGCAGGCCTTTGCCCGCGCGGCAATCCTCTCCAACGAGAAGTTCCGCGGCGTGCGTCTGTATGTGAGCGAAAACCAGCTGAAGATCACGGCCAACAACCCGGAACAGGAAGAGGCCGAAGAGATTCTGGATGTCACCTATGCCGCAGGCACCGAGATGGAAATCGGCTTTAACGTCAGTTACGTGCTGGATGTGCTGAACGCGCTGAAGTGCGAGAACGTGCGTATTCTGCTGACCGACTCCGTGTCGAGCGTACAAATTGAAGATGCTGCCAGCCAGAGTGCGGCTTATGTTGTCATGCCAATGAGACTGTAATGTCGCTCACCCGCCTGTTGATCCGCGACTTTCGCAATATCGAAAGCGCGGATCTTGCTTTATCCCCCGGCTTTAACTTCCTGGTTGGCGCCAACGGCAGCGGCAAAACCAGCGTGCTGGAAGCCATCTATACGCTCGGCCATGGCCGGGCGTTTCGCA encodes the following:
- the dnaA gene encoding chromosomal replication initiator protein DnaA, producing MSLSLWQQCLARLQDELPATEFSMWIRPLQAELSDNTLALYAPNRFVLDWVRDKYLNNINGLLNEFCGADAPQLRFEVGTKPVTQTLKETVNVAAAPAQTAQVQMPRVAPAPRAGWDNVPAPAEPTYRSNVNVKHTFDNFVEGKSNQLARAAARQVADNPGGAYNPLFLYGGTGLGKTHLLHAVGNGIMARKPNAKVVYMHSERFVQDMVKALQNNAIEEFKRYYRSVDALLIDDIQFFANKERSQEEFFHTFNALLEGNQQIILTSDRYPKEINGVEDRLKSRFGWGLTVAIEPPELETRVAILMKKADENDIRLPGEVAFFIAKRLRSNVRELEGALNRVIANANFTGRAITIDFVREALRDLLALQEKLVTIDNIQKTVAEYYKIKVADLLSKRRSRSVARPRQMAMALAKELTNHSLPEIGDAFGGRDHTTVLHACRKIEQLREESHDIKEDFSNLIRTLSS
- the dnaN gene encoding DNA polymerase III subunit beta, whose protein sequence is MKFTVEREHLLKPLQQVSGPLGGRPTLPILGNLLLQVADGTLSLTGTDLEMEMVARVTLSQPHEAGATTVPARKFFDICRGLPEGAEIAVQLEGDRMLVRSGRSRFSLSTLPAADFPNLDDWQSEVEFTLPQATMKRLIEATQFSMAHQDVRYYLNGMLFETEGEELRTVATDGHRLAVCSMPVGVTLPNHSVIVPRKGVIELMRMLDGGETPLRVQIGSNNIRAHVGDFIFTSKLVDGRFPDYRRVLPKNPDKTLEAGCDILKQAFARAAILSNEKFRGVRLYVSENQLKITANNPEQEEAEEILDVTYAAGTEMEIGFNVSYVLDVLNALKCENVRILLTDSVSSVQIEDAASQSAAYVVMPMRL